GATGGATAAGCAGGGAAACTATCGCCTGCACCAAAGCCAGGAAACCATTGCTACCGGTATGACCGTGACACTGGACATGCAGGAAAAAACGGAGCAGGAAGTGCTGGATGCCGTTGCAGCTTTGTAAGAAGCTAACCTACCAGATCCCGGGAAAGAATTTCCACTTTACCTTTTCGCAATAGGCCTGGTATTCCGGGTCTGACATCAGATGTTTTTCTTCTGTCAGGCCACGCAGGATGTAAATGGCGGTCCACATGGCCAGGAACAGGATCACAATGGGACGTTCCGGAACGGCGGGCAGGATCGTGCACCACCACATCAGGTTCTTCGCGGTATAATGGGGATGCCTGAGCCAGCGGTAAGGGCCGTTCGTGATGATCCCGCGATTCGTCAGGTTCGAACATTTTGTGCCCAGCACCCCCACACTCCAGAACATCAGTCCCATCAAAGCCAGCATCAGAATACGAACAATAAATGTGGTCACCTCATTCCCGAAGGAAGCGTTGATATTGATCTCAAAGCGGATGTGCCTCGAAATGAAATTGGAGAATGGCGGATAGCATGCCAGCGTCACCGCCCATCCGAACAAGCTCGGATCAACAGATTTTACTTTGTTGTTCAATGCCGGAGATTCCACGATGTAGCCGAACAGGTAAATACCGGTCAGGGTCACGTAACATACCGACACCAGTAACGGAAACAGTTGTGTATTGAAATAGGAGATCGTTGCTGAGAACTGGTTGCTGTCTGCCAATAACTGAAGACTGTAATATTTCAGGTTGGCAAGATTCCGGTACGAGAAATTCATCATCACCGGAATGAAATAGAACTTCACCCAGAAAGCCAGGAATGCCACACGGTCTTCCGGATTGGCCTTTTCTTTTTTCCGTTTGATCAGTACACGGTAAAGGTGGCCAATGTAACGCCCCATCATCCACCCCTTGGTATCCTGTCCTTTCTGCAAACGAATTCGTGTGACATGAACGGCATATACCGAGTAAGCCGCAGCTAGCAGCAGCAGGCTGTATTGCAAACGGGTATTCAGAAATGTATGGTAATACGGTATGGTGTTATAAACCAATATGGCAGTCCATACCATAGCAAGTTCTGCCAGATACCGGTGAAAAATCCGTTGCCCTGAGGGTAGGTTCATGCAGGTAAAGTTACACGACCATTCGGAAGTTTCTATGATCCCAGGTCATGCAATAGAAAAAAGCTATTGCATGACGCATAAGAAAATCATAGGATACCGATTGTTTGGTTCGGAAGAAATTCTTGATTTTCTAATGCGGGATAACCCTCCCGCACGTGCGGGACATATAGTTCA
This sequence is a window from Flavobacteriales bacterium. Protein-coding genes within it:
- a CDS encoding DUF1295 domain-containing protein, whose product is MNLPSGQRIFHRYLAELAMVWTAILVYNTIPYYHTFLNTRLQYSLLLLAAAYSVYAVHVTRIRLQKGQDTKGWMMGRYIGHLYRVLIKRKKEKANPEDRVAFLAFWVKFYFIPVMMNFSYRNLANLKYYSLQLLADSNQFSATISYFNTQLFPLLVSVCYVTLTGIYLFGYIVESPALNNKVKSVDPSLFGWAVTLACYPPFSNFISRHIRFEININASFGNEVTTFIVRILMLALMGLMFWSVGVLGTKCSNLTNRGIITNGPYRWLRHPHYTAKNLMWWCTILPAVPERPIVILFLAMWTAIYILRGLTEEKHLMSDPEYQAYCEKVKWKFFPGIW